The genomic segment TTGCGGCTGGGAAAAAGGCACTGGATGAATTCGGCGCCGGCACCACCGGCAGCCGTGTATTGAACGGCACCTTTCAGGGTCATAAAGAGTGCGAAGACGCGCTCAAAGAATTTTATGACATGAAACATGCCATGGTGTTCTCGACAGGCTATCAAGCCAATTTGGGTATTATCAGCACGATCGCAGGTAAAGGGGATTACATCATTCTCGATATCGACAGCCATGCTTCCATCTATGATGGCTGCAAAATGGGTGATGCCGAGATTGTGGCGTTCCGTCATAATGATGTAGAAGCCTTGGAAAAACGTCTGAAGCGTCTTCCCGCAGAGGCTGGAAAGCTCGTCGTTTTGGAGGGTGTTTATTCGATGCTCGGCGATGTTGCTCCTCTGAAGGAAATGATCCGAATTTCCAAAGAAGCAGGTGCGATGGTGCTTGTGGATGAGGCGCACTCGATGGGCTTTATTGGCGAAAATGGCCGTGGAGTTGCTGAGGAGCAGGGCGTTCTTGACGATGTAGATTTCGTCATAGGAACCTTCAGCAAGAGTGTAGGCACAGTCGGCGGCTTCTGCGTTTCAAATCATCCAAAGTTTGAAATTATGCGGCTTGTGTGCCGGCCATATGTTTTTACAGCTTCTTTGCCGCCTGCGGTGGTGGCCTGCTCGGCGACCAGTATCCGCAAGTTGATGCACAACAGCAACAAGCGGGCGCATCTTTGGGAAAACTCAAAGACCTTGCACAGAGGTCTGCGCGACCTTGGATTTCAATTGGGCACGCCAGAAGCGCAAAGTGCCATCATCGCCGTGATCATGCCAGATCTCGAAAAGGGTGCGGCTATGTGGGAAGCACTTTTGTCTAATGGACTTTATGTGAATTTGGCTCGCCCACCTGCGACTCCTGCAGGCATGACCTTGCTGCGTTGTTCGCTTTGCGCGGAACACACCAGCGAACAGGTTTCGGATATTCTCGACCGTTTTGAACGGGCAGGAAAAGCGGTGGGGATCATCTGATCGTTCGGCCGTGACCAGACTCGACCGAAACGCTCGCTTATTGGCGATCGGATTTGCAGCGATGGCTGGAATGGTTGATGCTATAGGCTTTCTATCCAGCGGCGGTTTTTTCCTTTCGTTTATGAGCGGTAATTCAACGCGATTAAGCGTCGGTGTTGCCGCGGGCGCACCATATGTTGCGATGGTCGCGTTGCTATTGATCAGCTTTGTTCTCGGCGTAATGGGCGGGTCGTTGGTCGGACGAAAAGGTAAGATTTCTGCCACTCAGCGTCAGTCGCTTATTTTGACTGTCATGTCGGCCTTGCTATTTCTTGCGCCGTTATTTGCGGACCACGATATGTTGCTGTTGGGCTTGTGCTTGGCTGCTTTTTGCATGGGCGCGGAGAATACATTGTTTGAACGGGACGGTTCGGTGTCGTTCGGATTGACCTATATGACCGGCGCGTTGGTGAAGATCGGCCAAGGTCTCGCTACGCTGTTGAGTGGTGGGGAGCGGCTGGTGTGGGTGCCCTACCTCATATTATGGCTGGGCTTGGTGAGCGGTGCGGCTGTGGGAGCCGGTTTGTTCGGCATATTCGGATTCGCAAGTCTGTGGTTGCCGTCTGCGCTGGCAGCGTGTTTTGCAGTGTTGCTGCTGTTTGCAGAACGTGCCGCGAAGTCTTAGCGCACTGAGCCCTTTGCCAGCAATTTGGGGACGAGAAACAGTGCTGCGATCAAGGGCCAGCGGCGCTGCCATGGTCTAATTTCGATCTGGGTTCCGGCGTGGCGATTTATCTTCCATGCTAGGTAGTCGATGCCACCCGCATATGTGAAGGCTGCTTTCGCAAGGCGCGCGACGGTTAGGAGCTTGCCATTACGGCGCAACGTGGGCCAGCGGTTTCGTTCTTGGGTTATCCGGCCTTGCGGGTCGGGAAGGATGTGCACCTTCTCGCCTCGCAGTTCGTTCGCGATGGGGGTGTGGGGGAGAGCTGCTTTGCCGAAGCGGACATAGCGATCCGGATCAAATTCCACCACCGAGGCGGGACGGTCGTTCCGTTCGGCGCGCAGTTCGGCATCATAGGTCATCCGGAACCCTGTTTGCCAGAGGTCCAGAACGTCGACCTCCCGCTCGGTAAAGGCGAGCGCGGCGTTGAGGACGGTGGGGGCTGCGCCGGAAATGGCGGTGGCGACGGTGGCGCGGGCGGCGTCGTTTGCCGCCCAAACCAACCGGGATGGCTGCGCAAATCGGGCCCAAACTGACGCGGCTGACGCTTCAGGACGGTTTAGATTGTGGAAGTCTCCTTCGCTTAGAACTGCAACTTTTGCAATTAAACCATTATATTCAAACGGAAATACATTGGGAGGTAGCCTTCGGTTCCATTTAACCAGCCATTTTTGCGTGTAGGCCTCTTCATAGCTCGAAACGATTAGGTAAAAATCGAGCATTTGCCCTTCCAACTGCGCGCTGCGCAGGCAGGATCCGTAGAAGAGAACGGCGCGAGCGGCGTCGGGATATTGCGCGGCGATATGCGCGGCAAAGGCATGGACATCGGGCAGGGCGGGGACCGCCAGTTCGTCGGCAACAAGTTGGACTAGCGAAGGCATAAATTGGCTTGGCTGGCGTTACGCGGCCAGTTTCAAAAAGGGTACCGGCGGAGTGGAACGCAGCACGATCGGGCTGCCTCTGCTTGCGACAAACACTTCGCCATCCAGCACGACGCTGCTTTTCTCGCTATCGATGCGGATTGTATCGCCTTCCTGAAAATGCACGCCATCCATAGTGCGCTGACCCAATTTGCCGCGCAGTGAGGCCGAAATCATCTTCAGCATCGACCATGGCCGCTGGTCCACTGCCAGAAATTTCATCAGCCCCTTGCGCGCTCCACCCGCCTGCGCGCCGAGCAGCAGTTTATCCAGCGTCGTGACGATCAGCACCGAGAAAATGCCTTGCAACTCCCCCTGCCGGATGAACGACACGCTGATAGGTTTGGCCCTTGCAGGAAGGAAGCTGACCTTCATTTCAAAGATGGTCGACACCAGCACGGCCATCGCCGCCAGAAAATGGCTGAGCCCGTTGGGCAGGCCAAGCGGATAGATTTTGTTCCGGCAATAAAGGATGGTTTCGGCCAGCCCCGCGCCACCCAGGAACATGCCCAAAACAGGCCGCGCGCCTTCGCTGCCATCGCTCAGGGCAATCAGTTCGCGCACGACGATATGTTCGGCCAAATCGCCCTTCGCCACTTCAAGGATGCGTTCCAGCGCCACAAGCGGATCGCCCTCGGCACCCAGATCGAGTGCGATCAAATTGGTTTTCCCGTTGGGCAGGACCGCAACCGGTGGCGGCGATCCTTCAAAATGGCCACCATGGTAGAGTTCTGTCAACGCGGACTGGACCGTGCCATCGCCTCCATTGACCACAAGCACCTTGGGTTTCACCCGCGCGATCATTTCAAGCGCTTTGGCAATCTGGCCGATTTCTTCCACTTCATAATGGAAGATATCGGGATTTTTTGCGCAATAAGACCGAACCATCGGCAACAGCGACCTGTTGCCGGTTGAATTAGGGTTCGAAAGGAGCGCTACCAGTGCCAAATATTTTCCGTCACATATATTTCAGGTTGATGGTGATTTGCGTCACTCCGGGGCCGGCCTGAAAAGCAACTTTGCTCACCGACGGCTTGCCGAGGTTTAGAATATTAATGCTGGGGTTGTTCGAGAACCCGCCACCATCGCTGCTGATATCCGTTTTGCCATTACCGTTGCGGTCGTGGCGGACGGCGATACCATAACGTCCTTCTGCAGGAACCGGGACGCAGAAGGACATTGTTCCCGCGCTTGCCCGGCTTTCCAGACGATGCAACCACCGTCCTTTTGCGAGCCATGCATTACCGGTTGCGGGATAGGATTGGACGCGAACTTTGCCGGCCGATTCTTTTATACCGCGGACGCTGACAAGAATCGCAGGACCCTTGCCCGCCGCACAACGCGACATATCGTTACTGATTTCCTGTCCGGCAACAGCCGTCCCCGCCCCGAGGGCGAGGGCTGAAACCGCAAAAAGGGCAACATACTTATTCATCATAAAACTCCTGGAACAGTATTTCCGGCGATTTTGCTTTGCGCACGCCATCGATATTGCCCCTGAACCTGATAGCGTCTATCGGGTGAGTTTGCGGCCAAATTAGGGTAACAGGGCGACCATAAGTTGAAATTTATCACCGCCACTGACCGCTACATCTTCCGGCTCGTGATGTTGCCCCTGCTTGGCACACTCGCCATCGCTGCATCGCTCTTGCTGCTGGAGAAAATGCTGAGCCTTTTCGACTTTGTCGCGGCTGAAGGCGGACCGGTCAGCGTGGTCTGGCGCATGCTGGCAAATTTGATCCCGGAATATCTGTCGCTGGGCATCCCGATCGGGTTGTTGCTTGGCATTTTGCTGGCCTTCCGCCGCCTTGCAACCTCTTCAGAACTCGACATTTTCCGCGCAGTGGGGATGAGTTACTTCCGGCTTCTGCGGGTTCCGTTCCTTTTTGCAATTACCCTGGCGGCTGTCAATTTTGCCATCGTCGGATTTATCCAGCCCAGTGCCCGCTACCTCTATGAGGAGCTGCGTTTCGAACTCCGCTCGGGCGCATTCGGCGCAAAAGTAAGAGTGGGCGAGTTTAACAATGTTGGCGAAAATTTGACCGTTAGGATCGAAGAAAGCCGCGACAATGGCAACCGTCTGTCGGGCATGTTTGTATATGCGGAGAGCAAGAACGGGCAATCCATCGCTGTGTCCGCCGAAAAAGGACAGTTTCTGCGCACCGATGACCCGGACACGATTTTATTGCGGCTGGAAAAAGGCACGCTGGTGCACGATGCGCCAAACTACAAAACACCGCGCGTCTTGAGCTTTACAAGCCACGACGTGCCGATTCCGTTACCAAGCATCGAGAATTTCCGCGCCCGTGGCGGCAAAGACCGGGAGTACAGCATCACCGAACTGGTCCGCATTGGGGGCGACGCCCAAAAGCCGGCAGACGAGCGGAACAAGGCATGGGCCAACTTCCACTTCCGGCTGGTCGAAGTCGCGATGATGCTCTTGCTGCCGTTTCTCGCTCTTGCCCTTGCGGTGCCGCCAAAGCGCTCGACTTCGGCGTTGGGCGTATTCCTATCGATCGTCATGGTGGTCACCTACCACAAGATAAACGAATATGCCGAAGGTGTGGGCGGCATGGGCATTGTCGATCCGTTCATCGCCCTATGGTTGCCATTCCTGCTCTTTGCGGGTCTGATCCTGTGGATGTACCATGTCATTGCCCATGTGCCCGGCGGCCAGCCGATTGGCGCGCTCGAAGTGTTTGCCAACAAGGTGGGCAAGGCGATCCGCAAGACATTCCGCTTCGGACGGAAATCGCGCCTTGCCACCATCGGCATGCCGGAAACGGAGTCCTAGCGCATGCATTTTTTCCCATCGCGCAACATCACCATCTATATGGCGAAGCTGTTCTTCATGCGCAGCTTTGCGGTGCTGGCCATGCTTGTACTGATCCTGATGACGCTCGATCTTTTGGGAGAAAGCGGCAAGATTTTGTCCGTTCCCGGCAACGACCAGGGTGACGTCTTGCGTTATGTCAGCATGCGCGCACCGCAGATAATCGCGCGCTTTCTGCCATTCTCGGTTCTGTTGGGAACCTTGATCGCCTTTGCAACGCTCAGCCAGAATAGCGAAGTGATTGCCATGAAGGCGGCAGGTCTGTCGGCGCACCAGATTCTGGCGCCGATGTTTGTCGCCAGCCTCGCTGTGGCTGGTCTCTCATTTACCTTTAACGATCTGGTCGTCGCGCCGAACACTGCACGTTTAAAGGTGTGGCAGGCGGAAGATTATGGTCCGGTTCCGGTCGACACCGGGGTCAAGACAAATGTCTGGGTCAGGGAAGGTCAGGACCTGATTCAGGCTAGTACCGTAACCGGCGCAGGGGCAGCCACCCGCCTCGGTAATGTCAGCCTCTATCTTCGGGCCAACGGCAGTTTGCGCCAGGTCATCAAGGCAAGCGACGCGCGTTACACAGGAAATGCATGGGTACTCGTCAACTCAACGTCCTTTGACGTCGCAACGACCGAAGAGAAGAAATTTCCCACTTTGACCGTTGGCCAGAATATCACCCCGGACCGGTTCAACTATATCAAGGTGGATGGCGACAGTCTGGGCTTTTTCCCGCTGATGGGGGCGATTCAGGATCTGAAGGCGGCGGGTCGCCGGACGGACAATCTGGAAGGTATCCTCTGGCATAAATTATCAGGACCGCTTTCGACCCTGTTGATGCCCCTTCTCGGTGCGGTTGCGGCCTTCGGTCTCGCGCGTTCAGGGGCGCTGTTCCTCAGGGCTGTCATCGGCATGGCGCTTGGCTTTGCCTATTTCGTTGCTGATAACTTCGCGCTTGCGATGGGAAATCTGGGGGCATACCCGCCGTGGATTGCGGCATGGGGCCCGTTTCTACTTTTCCTACTGATTGGCGAAACGGTTCTTGTGCGGACCGAAGAATGAGTGAAACTAAATGAGCGAAATTACGATCAGACCCGTTTTGACCAAGGCCGACCGCAAGGCTTTTGTCGACCTGCCATTCCGCCTCTACGCCCATAATCCGAATTGGGTGCCACCATTGAAGGACGAAGTGCACGGTTTGATCACGCCTGGCAAAAACCCATGGTTTGAGCATGGTGAAGCGGAGTTTTTCCTTGCGGAAAGGGGCGGACAAATCGTCGGCCGTATTTCCGCCCATATTGATCATCTCGCGCTGAAGCAGCCACCGGAACAGGGCATGGGCCCCGGATGTGGAAACTGGGGTATGTTCGAAGCGGAAGATGCTGCGGTCGCGGCTGCCCTGATTGCGCGCGCGGAAGACGCATTGCGTGCAAAGGGTATGACCCGTTCGATGGGGCCTATCAGCCTTGCCATGTGGGACGAACCCGGTTTGCTGGTTGAAGGGTTCGATCATCCGCCGGTCGTCATGATGGGGTTCAACAGTTCTGCCTATGCACCATGGGTCGAAGCAGCGGGCTATGCAGGCGTGCAGGATTTGCTGACCTATGACTTGCCAATCGACAAGGGGTTGCCGGAGCTCAGCGACCGTATCGTGGCGATGGGTGAGCGGTCGGACAAAATCCGTATCCGCCGCGTCGACAAAAGCCGGTTTGATGAAGAAGCCGCACTGTTGTTGAGCATCTTGAACGATGCATGGAGCGACAATTGGGGCTTTGTGCCGTTCACCGATGCTGAAATTGCCTATGCGGGCAAAAAGCTGAAGCCGATCGTATATGAAGACCTTATTCGGGTTGCCGAAGTGGACGGGGAACCCGTTGCCTTCATGATGACCATTCCGGACCTCAATGAAAAGCTGAAGGATTTCGGAGGAAGCCTGTTTCCATTCAACTGGGCGAAGCTGCTTTGGTGGCTGCGCAAACCGCAAGTCACGACCATGCGCGTGCCCTTGATGGGCGTCGTCAAAAAGCTCCAGTCTACGCGCATGGCAAGCCAGCTGGCATTGATGCTCGTAGAATATATCCGTCGCGATTCGGTTTCAAAATTCGGTGCGGTCAGGGGCGACTTCGGCTGGGTCCTCGCCAGCAATGGTCCCATGAAATCGGTCGGTGAAGCTGTGGGCGGCACCGTGAATAAAGTGTACCGGATCTACGAAAAGACGCTTTAACAAGTGGCCGTGATGGTGCGGGCTTTCGTGTCGCACGGGTACCGGAGGGAACAGCCATGTGTGTCGTAGCCGTTGGACTGAACATCCATCCCGAATGGCCGTTGTTGGTGGCCGGCAACAGGGATGAATTTCATGCGCGCGCCTCCGACCCTTTGCATATTTGGCGTGATGCGATGGGTATTATCGCCGGACGGGATCTGGTGTCAGGCGGCACATGGATGGGCGTGTCGCAGGCGGGCCGGTTTGCGGTCGTTACAAATATCCGTGATCCCGACGGTCCCGACCCTTCCAAAAAATCGCGCGGTGCGCTGGTTGCTGATTGGCTGGCGGATGGAGCGCGGCCAAAGGAACTGGATGGCTTCAATCCCTTCAACCTCATCATCGGCGATATGGCGCAGGCAGAATATTTCGCCAATCGGCCGGCACCTGTGCGGCGTGTATTGAAGACCGGGATTCAGCTCTTTTCCAACGCACCCGATGGTGAGCCATGGCCGCGAAAGGACAGGCTGGAGCTTGCGTTTGCGACTTGGCTCACAAATGGAGCGGGGCACCCCGAACAGATTTTCGATCTGTTGGCCGACGAAACGGATGATGTTCCGGCGATGGAGCGGATATTTATCCGCAACCCCGTCTATGGGACCCGATGCAGCACCGTGATTGCTGTCAACACACAGGGCGCGGGTTTCATTTCGGAGCGGCGCTTTGACGCTCAGGGTGCTGCCGCGGGTGAAACACGCCTCGCCTTTGATTGGCCAATAGGCATGTAATCACACATTTGGTGTTCGTCGTAATTGCAATCGATTCCCGCCGAAAAGGCCGGAACGAAAGCCATCGGGCTGCATTTTGGGACCTGTACGAACGTAAAAAGGACTCCCCATGACCAGCACTTTGTTAGAGCGACCGATCGCCGATAGAACAGGGGCCGACCACGTCCAGGCATCGCCACCCGTCCAGCCAAGCAAATTTGGCGCCGATGCGGCAATGACTGCCACGGGGGAAGATATCGATAATGATCATGCGGACGAACGGCCCGTGGACCGGTCACAAGATGCAGAGACAGAAACCTATGAAGACGCGGATCGGGAGTTTTTCCGGAAGCGTTAAAGTTCCCGCGGCACCTCCTAGCGGTGTCCAAGGAGCGGAAGGCCCGTCCCGTTAACCCGCGGGGCGGGCCTAATTATTTGGCTGCCGGTTTGCTCTTCGCTTTGTGCGCGGCAATGTCTGCGTCGAGCGCGGCGATACGGACGCGTTCGGGCGAATCCTTGGGCAGGCCCTTCAGGCGGGCGGTCGCCCATAGGCTGCGGCGTTCGGATTCGAGGGCTTTGAGATAGAGGTCGGCCATGTGGATGCCCTAGGCGTTAAAGCTCAGGAGGTAAATGCCGGTGCGCCTATTATCGCGCTGGCGGGCAGAGCACCGTATATATGCGGGAACAACGCACCGCCGCGCGACTCCTCCCACTTCACCAGATCGCCCAGAACCGAAAGGTCGACTTCGGCAATCACAAGGCCAGTCTGGCCGGCAAAATGCTTGTCGAGCGTGCCCTGCAGTTGGTCAGCGGCAGACAGATGGATATAGCCGTCGGCAAGATCGACGGGCGCGCCATGGAAAACACCATCGGCCTGAAACTGCGCCCATTGGTCTGCAGTAAAAATCTTGAAGGCGGTTTCGGGCATCGGTGGTCCTGCTGGGTAAGGGGGTGTTGCGTTGTCGCGATGACCCCCTAAACTAAATCCCATGTGCAATCACTACGCAAATAACCCCGACGCGCAGGCGCTTTTGCAGACGTGGCGCGAGTATATTTCGTGGAGCCTGACCGATACTATCCCGCCGCGTACTGCCGAACTGGAGGACGAGATTTGGCCCCGGCGCGAGGCCGCTGTGGTGCGGCAGGATGTGACGGCTGGTGGGGCGGTGGTTGATCTTATGACGTGGGGTGTGCCGCTTTCGCTGCCGAGCAAGCGGCCAGAGACGACAGTGACAAAGCATGTCACAAATGTCCGCAATCTCGCCAGTCCCTTCTGGCGCTCGATGCTGGTAAAGCCGGAACAGCGCTGCCTTGTGCCCTTCACCCGCTTTGCCGAGCCGAAAATGGGACAGGGGCGTGCGGAGCATTGGTTCACGGTCACCGACCGCTCGGTTGCGGCCTTTGCCGGGATTTGGCGTAGGGTTGGTGGGGCGACGACGGGAGGGGTGTCGTCGCCCGAGGGGAAAAAGATGTTCGCCTTCCTGACCTGCGAGCCCAACTCGCTGGTCGCACCGCTGCATCCCAAAGCGATGCCGGTGATCCTGCAGGAGGCCGACTACCAGACCTGGCTGACTGCGGAGTGGGACGAGGCCGCAAAGCTGGTCGCGCCGTTTCCCAGCCAGTTAATGGCGGTCGACTGACGGCGACTTAGCCTTGGCGTGCCTGCAGAACGGTTTCGATGATCATGACTGCCGCAAAGGACAGAACCATGCCGGTGAAGAGGGCGACGAAGGGAATTTGTAGTGCGTCCATGACGGGCTCCTTGGGTTGTTGAGTCGGGGATAGGACCACCCGCCGTCCGGTTCCTTGATCTGGGTCAAAAAAGACGAAAACCAACATTTCCGGCGTTGCAACGACGCGCGAGATATGCTGCTAATTGGACCTGTCTAATGGGGGGGATAGTTCATGAAATTTACGATGCGTTGTGCCGCGGCGATTGTTGCGGCGGGGTCATTGGCGGCACCTGTTCTGGCACAGGAAGCACCCGCGGCGGCGGTCGTTGAAACACCGAAGCTTGCGGCGGACGGGTCGCAGTGCGAGCTGCATGTCTGGCCGACCCACAATTATCTGGGCATCAATATGGGCCTGCTCTCCGGCTTCGGCCTGGTAGGGGCGCTCGCTGATGCCGAAGTGCACAAGGATAAGGTCGCCACTGTGAAGGATCTGATGGCCGATTATCTCGGTCCCGATGTGCAGATGGAGGAGCTCAACAA from the Sphingorhabdus lacus genome contains:
- the spt gene encoding serine palmitoyltransferase, which translates into the protein MTDLFSKFDALIAQREGLLATGVKDPFSLVMEEVKSPTVAVCNGKETILLGTYNYMGMTFDDDVIAAGKKALDEFGAGTTGSRVLNGTFQGHKECEDALKEFYDMKHAMVFSTGYQANLGIISTIAGKGDYIILDIDSHASIYDGCKMGDAEIVAFRHNDVEALEKRLKRLPAEAGKLVVLEGVYSMLGDVAPLKEMIRISKEAGAMVLVDEAHSMGFIGENGRGVAEEQGVLDDVDFVIGTFSKSVGTVGGFCVSNHPKFEIMRLVCRPYVFTASLPPAVVACSATSIRKLMHNSNKRAHLWENSKTLHRGLRDLGFQLGTPEAQSAIIAVIMPDLEKGAAMWEALLSNGLYVNLARPPATPAGMTLLRCSLCAEHTSEQVSDILDRFERAGKAVGII
- a CDS encoding YoaK family protein encodes the protein MTRLDRNARLLAIGFAAMAGMVDAIGFLSSGGFFLSFMSGNSTRLSVGVAAGAPYVAMVALLLISFVLGVMGGSLVGRKGKISATQRQSLILTVMSALLFLAPLFADHDMLLLGLCLAAFCMGAENTLFERDGSVSFGLTYMTGALVKIGQGLATLLSGGERLVWVPYLILWLGLVSGAAVGAGLFGIFGFASLWLPSALAACFAVLLLFAERAAKS
- a CDS encoding diacylglycerol/lipid kinase family protein, giving the protein MALVALLSNPNSTGNRSLLPMVRSYCAKNPDIFHYEVEEIGQIAKALEMIARVKPKVLVVNGGDGTVQSALTELYHGGHFEGSPPPVAVLPNGKTNLIALDLGAEGDPLVALERILEVAKGDLAEHIVVRELIALSDGSEGARPVLGMFLGGAGLAETILYCRNKIYPLGLPNGLSHFLAAMAVLVSTIFEMKVSFLPARAKPISVSFIRQGELQGIFSVLIVTTLDKLLLGAQAGGARKGLMKFLAVDQRPWSMLKMISASLRGKLGQRTMDGVHFQEGDTIRIDSEKSSVVLDGEVFVASRGSPIVLRSTPPVPFLKLAA
- a CDS encoding DUF2141 domain-containing protein, encoding MMNKYVALFAVSALALGAGTAVAGQEISNDMSRCAAGKGPAILVSVRGIKESAGKVRVQSYPATGNAWLAKGRWLHRLESRASAGTMSFCVPVPAEGRYGIAVRHDRNGNGKTDISSDGGGFSNNPSINILNLGKPSVSKVAFQAGPGVTQITINLKYM
- a CDS encoding LptF/LptG family permease, with product MLPLLGTLAIAASLLLLEKMLSLFDFVAAEGGPVSVVWRMLANLIPEYLSLGIPIGLLLGILLAFRRLATSSELDIFRAVGMSYFRLLRVPFLFAITLAAVNFAIVGFIQPSARYLYEELRFELRSGAFGAKVRVGEFNNVGENLTVRIEESRDNGNRLSGMFVYAESKNGQSIAVSAEKGQFLRTDDPDTILLRLEKGTLVHDAPNYKTPRVLSFTSHDVPIPLPSIENFRARGGKDREYSITELVRIGGDAQKPADERNKAWANFHFRLVEVAMMLLLPFLALALAVPPKRSTSALGVFLSIVMVVTYHKINEYAEGVGGMGIVDPFIALWLPFLLFAGLILWMYHVIAHVPGGQPIGALEVFANKVGKAIRKTFRFGRKSRLATIGMPETES
- the lptG gene encoding LPS export ABC transporter permease LptG is translated as MHFFPSRNITIYMAKLFFMRSFAVLAMLVLILMTLDLLGESGKILSVPGNDQGDVLRYVSMRAPQIIARFLPFSVLLGTLIAFATLSQNSEVIAMKAAGLSAHQILAPMFVASLAVAGLSFTFNDLVVAPNTARLKVWQAEDYGPVPVDTGVKTNVWVREGQDLIQASTVTGAGAATRLGNVSLYLRANGSLRQVIKASDARYTGNAWVLVNSTSFDVATTEEKKFPTLTVGQNITPDRFNYIKVDGDSLGFFPLMGAIQDLKAAGRRTDNLEGILWHKLSGPLSTLLMPLLGAVAAFGLARSGALFLRAVIGMALGFAYFVADNFALAMGNLGAYPPWIAAWGPFLLFLLIGETVLVRTEE
- a CDS encoding N-acetyltransferase, which gives rise to MSEITIRPVLTKADRKAFVDLPFRLYAHNPNWVPPLKDEVHGLITPGKNPWFEHGEAEFFLAERGGQIVGRISAHIDHLALKQPPEQGMGPGCGNWGMFEAEDAAVAAALIARAEDALRAKGMTRSMGPISLAMWDEPGLLVEGFDHPPVVMMGFNSSAYAPWVEAAGYAGVQDLLTYDLPIDKGLPELSDRIVAMGERSDKIRIRRVDKSRFDEEAALLLSILNDAWSDNWGFVPFTDAEIAYAGKKLKPIVYEDLIRVAEVDGEPVAFMMTIPDLNEKLKDFGGSLFPFNWAKLLWWLRKPQVTTMRVPLMGVVKKLQSTRMASQLALMLVEYIRRDSVSKFGAVRGDFGWVLASNGPMKSVGEAVGGTVNKVYRIYEKTL
- a CDS encoding NRDE family protein, with protein sequence MCVVAVGLNIHPEWPLLVAGNRDEFHARASDPLHIWRDAMGIIAGRDLVSGGTWMGVSQAGRFAVVTNIRDPDGPDPSKKSRGALVADWLADGARPKELDGFNPFNLIIGDMAQAEYFANRPAPVRRVLKTGIQLFSNAPDGEPWPRKDRLELAFATWLTNGAGHPEQIFDLLADETDDVPAMERIFIRNPVYGTRCSTVIAVNTQGAGFISERRFDAQGAAAGETRLAFDWPIGM
- a CDS encoding DUF952 domain-containing protein, with product MPETAFKIFTADQWAQFQADGVFHGAPVDLADGYIHLSAADQLQGTLDKHFAGQTGLVIAEVDLSVLGDLVKWEESRGGALFPHIYGALPASAIIGAPAFTS
- a CDS encoding SOS response-associated peptidase family protein gives rise to the protein MCNHYANNPDAQALLQTWREYISWSLTDTIPPRTAELEDEIWPRREAAVVRQDVTAGGAVVDLMTWGVPLSLPSKRPETTVTKHVTNVRNLASPFWRSMLVKPEQRCLVPFTRFAEPKMGQGRAEHWFTVTDRSVAAFAGIWRRVGGATTGGVSSPEGKKMFAFLTCEPNSLVAPLHPKAMPVILQEADYQTWLTAEWDEAAKLVAPFPSQLMAVD